DNA sequence from the Cataglyphis hispanica isolate Lineage 1 chromosome 12, ULB_Chis1_1.0, whole genome shotgun sequence genome:
AGCTCtatgagaaaataatcgaaaagGCACCGCATTTCGAGGCGATCTTAATCAAAGGCACGTGTAAATGTTTTGCATATCGCGATACAGTGAGAGATCCTAAAATGAATAATCATCGTAAATTgtctctcaatttttattcaatataccGTATAATAGATGCATGTTGTGTTGAATGTGTATAAAGTTGTTTATCGTGTGTAAGAGTCATATACTTATCTGACATACACTAATTGTCAAATGAAACAATGCGCAGAATTTGTATTGTCGAGATGTCAATCAATAAGATTCTTAATATGTATACagaaagttttaattacgAAATCGCGagattttatcgtaaaatattatagttttaatttttttataccgaAATACCACATAAAGTTTGAATCTACgagcttttttaaaataactagatatttataaaaaaatattttaatgaatttttttgctaattcttattgtttgtatttcacgcatattttaaattaaattgcgaaAGTGACcacttgataatttaaaaacaatttgtaaATACAATTGTGTTCATCGATTAAATTGATGACTGACTGCCTCTCGATAAAAGTTTCCTGATCAACAGATGCAGTTTATCCGCAATGAAAAagggattataaaataaagacagATTAATAGCGGTAGTAGTatcaattgataataatactgTTCATGTCAATTGCACGCACaagtaatatcatattttttttcatttctactcttttttttattatttcacattatCCGCAACGAAATGGTACTTGCAATTTAGTTTATACTGTATATTCGGCGAAAACATTGCAATGcagcataataatattttcgatacaGAGGCCAATGTGCGTTATTTCGATAGTGTCTTTCACAGAGTCGGACGAGACCGGAAGAGATTCAAGagtacttaaaatattatcgtcaTAATAACGAAACTTATAATTGGTGATTTTACAGAGAGCAaaggatagaaaaatatacgagATTCTAATAACGGagcgcacatatacacattgaCCGCTGTCCTCTTACAATAAGAACAATACAATTGGAGATCGTTCTAGATTCTAGACGACTATTCGTTGCTACGATGAAGTATGCCATCAGCAAAAAGCACATCCGATGCGTGCCAAAAAAGTtaagcatcttttttttttaaatcggtTAATGGTTTAATCTCTGCTACGATTTTCTTTTCGCTAAACTTCATGTGATCCAACTCCAATGTGAGCCAACACTATTGTCATTCCctttttctatatgtatatcattaaaCGAATTAACTTGGTCATAGGATTGCGATTTTAGGAATTAATTCgcattctaattattaattatcaaatttttaaagaatatttaacgaACTTCTTTTCAGGCATGACGCGACTATTAATTACGTTGAGTCGTGATATTTAACCGTTTAATTGCCAAAAATTGCTCTTTgatctaaaattaaacaatttctaatttctttgtattcatgcgatttaaattttaaaaaaatctattttaagtatcaatatatatgcgtgtatctattgcaatattaatatttttattatttgaaaaattgatgtatactttttgaaacataaatataaagactttttttaatcaaactttCATCAAATCAAAAGTGACGTTATTATAATTGGGACGTTAATGAGGTTgaacgattaaattattttgcaaaatttgctcTGCTTTCAACTGTGAGAATATAGTATAGAAatagatagaaataaattttcgcaatTGAAAAcagatcaatttttatcaattgttaaagcgtcaatatatattattcttcattcgtgaacttttttttttgctgtgtCGCATTTTGCGTTTCGTTAGCAGAAACATtccaacaataaaattttttaatatttggaaagaaaattatcttatgctcataaaaagttttataaaataataacactaTGTATATACTCAaccattataatttaatgccaaaaaaacaaaaacgtaTTTGAATATCTTCcagtataaaaatagttaattttaaacgaCATGATGtctatgataaaaaatcaaataattaaccaatattattctttcatgaGCTATTTTTTTCCGCTCTCTTTTACATATGTAGAATTATATTGAATCGCATGcatgaaatagaaaagaattttttaggaACAGAGTATGTTATAATGGAAAATTGAATCCGTCGTGACGCTTCCCAAAAACGCTCAGTAcacatagatatacatatgttcaatatatgtataaattggGTGTTTGATtcgcgtattattttatatctacaatTAGCGGGCGATATGTACAGGGGCAAGGGAGAAgtgagatttattattttctctacaGCCGTTATATGTCAGGCCGAGAGCAATTTATTCAATGTAGATGTCCTCTATTGGGAAAGCAGTCTCGATGAATTTTGTGTAGAACCGATGAAAAGCgcgtctgaaaaaaaaatctagagtTATCGCTTGTGATCCATGAACACTTCATCAGGACGCAGGACACAaggttctctctttttcattttttaaggatatttataaaataattaaaatttttgaatacagattatataatacattatcatttttttaattatataaggatttataaaatataataaaataatataataatatataaagaaagaatgtattaatatataatatacattattattactagtaatattaagaaatcaattataaataaattaaaaattttttaattaagaaatttaacgcagaatgtaaaaaaaatcaaattctctgtgaaaataaaataaattacataaagaatGACTCACCCGACAGCTTCGGCGACTGGTCTCGTGGATTCCAGACCGATGAACACGTGGCAAGCGAACCTCTGTAGAGTAGGATGCTTCGTGATGAAGCCGAGGTAACGATGATCTCGAGGATGAAACGCACAGAACGATACATTTTTCAGTGAATAGAAATAGTCGTGACAGGGACCTTGACTTTTCTGCAAAACCATGTCAATGACAATTAgaaattctctgatttttttatttttctttttagttacttatataatatttgcgtaatattaaatgtatacaaataaaggtttaaacgaaaaaaataataatttaaataaaataatttgcttatatataaattctttttagatGGGATGTAAAAACTCTATGATATATCAAAAGTTTAACAAAATGTACGGTTTTTGTTgaggattaaaataaatagatcgtataaatcacatatatacgaataaatttcaatcacAAGGAATCGCTTACTCTTGGTTTACTTCTATCGACCATTCGAAGACCTTGATCGGATACTTCCAAGATGCAGCCTTGCGAGACGGGCGGATCCTGCAATGAGTTGCGTAGGATCCTCCGTACAGCCTGACAAACCACCCCTGTACCCTTGTGCGCCAAGGTCTCTACCGAACCCAGGTAACCCAGgagatatctttctctctttactttGGGCGCGGTGGGGTCGAAGTCACTGTAGTCCATGTCGACCGCGTAAGCTGACGGAAAGATACCTTGTCGGCCTGTCCTCAGATTTACTCCTAACACATGAAGAACAGAAGAGtagattttatcaataataataaatctgaatatttatatcagtacttatattatacattaatattgtactgcttctttttttttatttttctctctcttatttttacttatttaagaTTTCTTGGAAATTAAGCTAAATAAATGTCTAATATGTATCTTATTAGTTTTAGATATTcagtcttatttttaaatcaactaTTCGTTacacgatttttattatatgtatagatgacgaaacatttttaacaagtAACGATCTTctccataaattttatacatgtttaaaaatgtaaacaaaaaaatgtaaaagttcGAAAGAATAGGATTTTACTTAGATCTCTTTATGTGTCGTCTGGATATTTGTTGTTTGACAGTTTATCATTATCGTTAGAAAACTGAAGAAATTGAGTCGATTTTATTAGGTAAATGGAAAGGAAGCTTATGATTAAAGTTCGATATCTTGAATGGCGCGAAATTGATATCTTTACGCACCTTCGCACCATAGGTCGTCAGCCTCCTTCTGCACGTATATAGGATCTCCGATTTCAAGATCAATTTCGTCGTGATGTCGTGGTATGAACTTGTGCAGACCTCGATGCGTTGCCTCCAGCAGTTCCAGTTGGGTAAACGGTACGCCTCCGCTTccttgaaaatgaaaaaaacaaactgGTATTGATCCTAGTTATTCTGATCCGTgcgaaaacaatttataacacGAACAATAATTCCTCCCCGACTTTTACGGAAGGCAACGGAATCTACAAACTTATACAGTTCCTCGcagaaaaatctaataataaaatcatcggaaacatattattgtttttttataatattatgcgttttgcaaaattttaaaaaattattttattttttttctgagccaaaaatttaattgcgtatttttctaatattaaagattaatgcaaatttaccCGGAGTGCTACTAGGCGATACCGAATCCGTGTTTTGCAGAGTATTACAAGGTATGGGCGATACGCTTTTGGGTCCGTTTTCAGGTGAATGAGCGGTGGAATGACCACTGTCGGTGGCCATTCTCTCGCTATCAGGTGAGCTGTCCTCGTGACGAAGTCTGGGATGACATTTCCTCAGGATAAGATGAGGCCGGACCGATGTCGAGCCGGTGGCAGCGCTCAATTCATCTGCCAGAGAAGATGACGTCTGCATGGACGTCTGGCACATGGGCGTAGCTGAGACCAGGATAATCAATCAcatattaaaatctctttcttaaataaatactgtgaaaatagaaaatgaataacttctggtttttttttaatttttttttcttttatatctactTTTGGctctttttatcatatcaaattttcacacgtgcaaaaaaagtttactgaaatttaaatactttcttCACAATTGCGAAATGATAGTTAGATAAATGCATTTGAATTTACAAGACGACAGGTTCATCGCGATTACATATGGAAAACTGTTCTACAGTATGCTTCTTATAGAACTGATATGATATAACTGgactggatttttttttattgtggtTGACAACGCGGTTGATTTCTCCATTTCATCAATACATGTAACTAACGTGTTACGCGAAAAATGATACAGCTGATGTCTATCAGAAGCTGCGTGCATGCATtgacatatttatcatttataatcaattttaattttctcatacaTATCGTTTCTTAtaggatttttgaaaattctgattatttacaattacaatttgaCAGTATAAagttgaagaatttttatgtaacagatttcgttaatattatcattaattaaataaattatcactcATGCATTCTTccaataatttcgataatacaaaatgtaagATTGGAGAAAcgctaatttctttttattaatgttatcattattgaatgaattatctatttacatgtttttcttacatttcttgttttttgGAATTTCCGGCAACCTTCGACGTCTGCGCTCTGTGCCGCCGCTTCCGGGTCGATTCGAGGGCACGTGCTCCGGCGTAGGCCAGGAGCTCAAACTGGAACACGAGTCGCCGACATCGCTGACGACACTATCCCGACCGCCGTTACCGGATACAGTATTGACACCCCCGCCCGGTCCTGGTCCGCCGCCGCCTACTGATCGACCCCTGCTGCTCAATCCACCGAACAGGCTAATATCATCCAACGATAGTCATATAGTGAGCTAAGCTATCATTTCCCATGCTgcctatttcatttttataaccCGTTTATATAACCCGTTGGCAAATacgagtaaaaaaattctcgttCTTGATTGAAATGGCTTTAAAGTTTATATGTCGCCAAGAATTGCCATcgcaaaattatgaaagattgtaatatatgttattcgaTCAGCAGTTTTATAAtctcttcaaattttaatgattgatAAGAGATAAGGGAAGTGCAAAAAGTAATGCATATTTGAAACgctcataaaatattagaaagtaTTTTCGGAGGCCACTcgagttatttttaataatattagaatttttataaaattgtggtGTTATGGTAAATGTGATGATGTACATCATTATACATGATGCAGATATTAAGATGTAATTGTGTTTGAACGTGAAATAAATGACAAGTTGCAACGCAATTGTAACTtttcagaattataaattatttggcaaatgaaatttattttgcattataatgcaaaatatgaaaaaaaatcaaatatttcgaatattaattGTCTTATTGCGCGAAAAAATTGAcatgattcttttatttccaatattgctttaaatttgaaattaagttgctataaatcaaaatattttatctttatcgcTTTTCTTGTCTCGAATCTTTATGCCTTTTGTCAAAGAATATTCCGTCAAAATATTGCAAGTTTTATCCGATATATTGGTAACcaatagagaataaaattatacgtcaaagaaaaataaggcataaataaagtatataaggatataatttataataatgaatgaaCACTTACGATGTTACCAACCTGAAATCGCTATCAGCTACGATCGAACAGTGATGGTCCAGCTCCTCGCTGTCATCAGGGGTGGTATGTCCGCTTTGATCATCGTGTCGATGAATAACGACAACTTCCTCATCCTCGGAGTCGCCGGTAACGACGTCACAGGATCTGCCGACTTCTTCATCGCTTCCTTGCGAAGATGTTGGCGAATCATCGATCATTACATCATGTACGAGCCTGATAGCCAAATCGTTAGATATCCATATAAGATACAttaaatttgtgttaaaaacACGATTCAAAAATGTgacatataatgaaaaatcaatgaaGTATATCTGATAGCGAattgtttcttaattattcaaaaaatgtatcataattgctttattatttGTGAATTAATACATTGTTGCGTGATGtaatctttctttcaaaattttaaataattgattaaaatttttttaataatgttatataataatagttataacTCTCTTAAGGAGATCAGCAATCAAGACTATGATTATACAAACATGAttacattatcatattatgATTATGAAGATTAAACGCTAtacgcaaaattatataattaaatcgcatGCCAGAGACTCTCACACTCACATAACTTaacaatagataaatagaaaataaaatctctgtaAATAGAATCATCggttatttatgataaaggcaacatatatatatgtgtgtgtgtgtgtgtgtgtgtgtgtgtgtgtgtgtgcgttaCAACAAAAACCGTAGATCATCATCAAAGTTGTCTATATACGCGTTGCAGTTTCATGTCGCATTTGTATCCTTGTGTCACTTATGCCACaagatcaataattttaaaggcaCGATGCCGATACAACTAGGCTGTTCTTTcatgatttttaatctaatcatCGAATCTCTcggtaattttaaattacgatTTTATAACTTGCTTGAATCTCCTAGTGTCATATATGTCTGTTAGATACATTgacacattttttctttttactttacaatCCTATACAGTATTGCAATAACTTGACATCTTTGAATTTGTTAAGCAGAAGTTTTTGacgaaatataaagataataaattttgctattaaagagtatttttttttaactcctAACAATCGGTGTCATAATTCCTACTAAAgattatttctgaaattgtCAATTCTAATTATCAATCTTATTACTTGTCaaaatacaatgtaaataaattatgtgtacaaattttataggaGTTGATACAATTTATTGGAAAGGAAAATGTAAGAATGAgttcattgttttttataagtattatatgaataatatacattattcattTGTCTATAGATATCTGATTTTGTCATATAAAAGTTCAATATTGtgcatatattgtaaaataattgatacttTTAGAGAATCCAGCATGCATACATAttctgcattttatatatacatatacatatatatatatatatatatatatatatatatatatatatattctctaatattttttattgtgataaaaatatgatgtatCTAGACGAATGATAGTTcgttaaatgatataatattaaatataattttgtccaattatctacatttattttcatcaatttcataaaaatagacAATGACGTATTActgatatttcttatatatccaTGCACTTTCGATTTTATCAACGTGGTGCgctatctacaatctacattgccctgtatatttttacttggTAACAATAAATGACCTGTGCGATatattatcgttttatttCAACTTCTAATGCGATCATTAATCCTTCTTCCCCGCTTCCCCGTCTAAATTAGCTGCCCTTTTTTAATTCCAGATCGCCGCCTTTCGCAAACGTCGCTGTCACGGTCCTTATCGCATCAACGATGTCATCTGTTCCGAAGACAGGTTTATCGCGGAGCGCATACTCACGTGTAGTTGGAAAGCGGGGTCTTCAGATGTTGGGGCAGCCTCTCGAAGTAGTGTCGGAACTCCTCGAACTCGCTGTCAGCCATCGTCGCGTCGCGTTTACAGGATGAGCAAAATGCAGGGCACAAGGCAGGGGTCGGTCTCGAGGGCGGCCGTGGCGGCCTGGAGGAGAGCTGCTCGTCGACCCCCAGGAAACATACGGGGTGAAAAGATGTCGCTGACGTTGTCGCCGACGTCGCTTCGACTCCGTGCAAACGCGACGCAACCCCTATTGATTCCTGCGTGGTGAACGTCGCGCGCCTGCTCATTCGCGTTGGGGGTGGGCCGGGATTctcgagaaagagaagagaaaaagaaagagagagagaaagaaaaaagtaaaacgaGAGCTACACTGTAGGGTGAATGTTTGGCTGCGTATTTTCATCTTGCATTTAGCGTTAAATACAGCGACCACTAATGACGACGCTAAAACACGACGTCGAACTCGTCGGGTTAACGAGAGATCAAGATTTAATGGTCGCACAGCGTTAAATGAACACCACGAATACGCTTCTATCTATCTTGAACTCCTTCAAGAGATTTAGTTGTTATGTTTAAGTTGGGAtagcataattatatactaattataaattaattaacaattaacgcgttttatttctaaaacaaagattttattataaaataatat
Encoded proteins:
- the LOC126853412 gene encoding JNK-interacting protein 1 isoform X3; its protein translation is MSRRATFTTQESIGVASRLHGVEATSATTSATSFHPVCFLGVDEQLSSRPPRPPSRPTPALCPAFCSSCKRDATMADSEFEEFRHYFERLPQHLKTPLSNYTLVHDVMIDDSPTSSQGSDEEVGRSCDVVTGDSEDEEVVVIHRHDDQSGHTTPDDSEELDHHCSIVADSDFRLVTSRGRSVGGGGPGPGGGVNTVSGNGGRDSVVSDVGDSCSSLSSWPTPEHVPSNRPGSGGTERRRRRLPEIPKNKKSTPMCQTSMQTSSSLADELSAATGSTSVRPHLILRKCHPRLRHEDSSPDSERMATDSGHSTAHSPENGPKSVSPIPCNTLQNTDSVSPSSTPGSGGVPFTQLELLEATHRGLHKFIPRHHDEIDLEIGDPIYVQKEADDLWCEGVNLRTGRQGIFPSAYAVDMDYSDFDPTAPKVKRERYLLGYLGSVETLAHKGTGVVCQAVRRILRNSLQDPPVSQGCILEVSDQGLRMVDRSKPRKSQGPCHDYFYSLKNVSFCAFHPRDHRYLGFITKHPTLQRFACHVFIGLESTRPVAEAVGRAFHRFYTKFIETAFPIEDIYIE
- the LOC126853412 gene encoding JNK-interacting protein 1 isoform X1, yielding MSRRATFTTQESIGVASRLHGVEATSATTSATSFHPVCFLGVDEQLSSRPPRPPSRPTPALCPAFCSSCKRDATMADSEFEEFRHYFERLPQHLKTPLSNYTLVHDVMIDDSPTSSQGSDEEVGRSCDVVTGDSEDEEVVVIHRHDDQSGHTTPDDSEELDHHCSIVADSDFRLVTSLFGGLSSRGRSVGGGGPGPGGGVNTVSGNGGRDSVVSDVGDSCSSLSSWPTPEHVPSNRPGSGGTERRRRRLPEIPKNKKSTPMCQTSMQTSSSLADELSAATGSTSVRPHLILRKCHPRLRHEDSSPDSERMATDSGHSTAHSPENGPKSVSPIPCNTLQNTDSVSPSSTPGSGGVPFTQLELLEATHRGLHKFIPRHHDEIDLEIGDPIYVQKEADDLWCEGVNLRTGRQGIFPSAYAVDMDYSDFDPTAPKVKRERYLLGYLGSVETLAHKGTGVVCQAVRRILRNSLQDPPVSQGCILEVSDQGLRMVDRSKPRKSQGPCHDYFYSLKNVSFCAFHPRDHRYLGFITKHPTLQRFACHVFIGLESTRPVAEAVGRAFHRFYTKFIETAFPIEDIYIE
- the LOC126853412 gene encoding JNK-interacting protein 1 isoform X4, with protein sequence MSRRATFTTQESIGVASRLHGVEATSATTSATSFHPVCFLGVDEQLSSRPPRPPSRPTPALCPAFCSSCKRDATMADSEFEEFRHYFERLPQHLKTPLSNYTLVHDVMIDDSPTSSQGSDEEVGRSCDVVTGDSEDEEVVVIHRHDDQSGHTTPDDSEELDHHCSIVADSDFSRGRSVGGGGPGPGGGVNTVSGNGGRDSVVSDVGDSCSSLSSWPTPEHVPSNRPGSGGTERRRRRLPEIPKNKKSTPMCQTSMQTSSSLADELSAATGSTSVRPHLILRKCHPRLRHEDSSPDSERMATDSGHSTAHSPENGPKSVSPIPCNTLQNTDSVSPSSTPGSGGVPFTQLELLEATHRGLHKFIPRHHDEIDLEIGDPIYVQKEADDLWCEGVNLRTGRQGIFPSAYAVDMDYSDFDPTAPKVKRERYLLGYLGSVETLAHKGTGVVCQAVRRILRNSLQDPPVSQGCILEVSDQGLRMVDRSKPRKSQGPCHDYFYSLKNVSFCAFHPRDHRYLGFITKHPTLQRFACHVFIGLESTRPVAEAVGRAFHRFYTKFIETAFPIEDIYIE
- the LOC126853412 gene encoding JNK-interacting protein 1 isoform X2; the protein is MSRRATFTTQESIGVASRLHGVEATSATTSATSFHPVCFLGVDEQLSSRPPRPPSRPTPALCPAFCSSCKRDATMADSEFEEFRHYFERLPQHLKTPLSNYTLVHDVMIDDSPTSSQGSDEEVGRSCDVVTGDSEDEEVVVIHRHDDQSGHTTPDDSEELDHHCSIVADSDFSLFGGLSSRGRSVGGGGPGPGGGVNTVSGNGGRDSVVSDVGDSCSSLSSWPTPEHVPSNRPGSGGTERRRRRLPEIPKNKKSTPMCQTSMQTSSSLADELSAATGSTSVRPHLILRKCHPRLRHEDSSPDSERMATDSGHSTAHSPENGPKSVSPIPCNTLQNTDSVSPSSTPGSGGVPFTQLELLEATHRGLHKFIPRHHDEIDLEIGDPIYVQKEADDLWCEGVNLRTGRQGIFPSAYAVDMDYSDFDPTAPKVKRERYLLGYLGSVETLAHKGTGVVCQAVRRILRNSLQDPPVSQGCILEVSDQGLRMVDRSKPRKSQGPCHDYFYSLKNVSFCAFHPRDHRYLGFITKHPTLQRFACHVFIGLESTRPVAEAVGRAFHRFYTKFIETAFPIEDIYIE